One segment of Chelonia mydas isolate rCheMyd1 chromosome 13, rCheMyd1.pri.v2, whole genome shotgun sequence DNA contains the following:
- the LOC102930674 gene encoding granzyme B isoform X2 — protein sequence MQAQILLLLPMAFLLPPRAWAGEIIGGKNAKPHSRPYMAYLDIQRRNKLINCGGFLVAENFVLTAAHCNGDKITVKLGAHNISKQERSQQEIPVCRHILHPQYDSETTNNDIMLLQLAETVKLNKWVKTIPLPRTNKREKPGTKCSVAGWGRTSKQSESAPATTLQEANLKVLEDDVCLKNPDVTYYDYDASTMMCVGDPKKGKASFRGDSGGPLVCGKRAQGIVSWGSQNSASPGVYTRVSTFISWIKETMRMLEPQAEPGIAARARAAPLLSFGEAQM from the exons ATGCAGGCCCAGATCTTGCTCCTGCTCCCcatggcctttctcctgccccctaGGGCCTGGGCTG GTGAGATCATTGGAGGAAAAAAtgccaagccccactccagacccTACATGGCCTATCTGGATATACAACGCAGAAACAAGCTTATCAACTGCGGAGGGTTCCTGGTGGCGGAGAACTTCGTGCTGACGGCCGCTCACTGCAATGGAGA CAAGATCACTGTCAAGCTGGGAGCGCATAATATTAGTAAACAGGAACGGAGCCAACAAGAGATCCCTGTGTGTCGCCATATCCTCCACCCACAATACGACAGTGAGACCACTAACAATGACATCATGCTGTTGCAG CTGGCAGAGACAGTGAAGCTGAATAAATGGGTGAAAACCATCCCCCTGCCACGCACCAACAAGAGAGAGAAGCCAGGGACCAAATGCAGTGTCGCCGGCTGGGGCCGCACCAGCAAACAGAGTGAATCAGCCCCAGCCACCACACTCCAGGAGGCAAATTTGAAGGTGCTGGAGGATGACGTGTGTCTGAAAAATCCCGATGTGACCTACTATGACTATGACGCTTCCACCATGATGTGTGTGGGAGATCCGAAGAAGGGCAAAGCCTCTTTTAGG GGCGACTCTGGGGGCCCCCTGGTGTGTGGGAAAAGAGCCCAGGGCATCGTTTCATGGGGATCCCAAAACAGCGCCTCCCCTGGAGTGTACACAAGAGTCTCCACCTTCATCTCTTGGATAAAGGAGACGATGAggatgctggagccccaagccgaGCCGGGAATCGCTGCACGGGCCAGAGCTGCACCACTTCTGTCCTTTGGAGAGGCCCAGATGTAG
- the LOC102930674 gene encoding granzyme B isoform X1, with protein sequence MQAQILLLLPMAFLLPPRAWAGEIIGGKNAKPHSRPYMAYLDIQRRNKLINCGGFLVAENFVLTAAHCNGDKITVKLGAHNISKQERSQQEIPVCRHILHPQYDSETTNNDIMLLQVPPPFHHLAPSDLTLLQLAETVKLNKWVKTIPLPRTNKREKPGTKCSVAGWGRTSKQSESAPATTLQEANLKVLEDDVCLKNPDVTYYDYDASTMMCVGDPKKGKASFRGDSGGPLVCGKRAQGIVSWGSQNSASPGVYTRVSTFISWIKETMRMLEPQAEPGIAARARAAPLLSFGEAQM encoded by the exons ATGCAGGCCCAGATCTTGCTCCTGCTCCCcatggcctttctcctgccccctaGGGCCTGGGCTG GTGAGATCATTGGAGGAAAAAAtgccaagccccactccagacccTACATGGCCTATCTGGATATACAACGCAGAAACAAGCTTATCAACTGCGGAGGGTTCCTGGTGGCGGAGAACTTCGTGCTGACGGCCGCTCACTGCAATGGAGA CAAGATCACTGTCAAGCTGGGAGCGCATAATATTAGTAAACAGGAACGGAGCCAACAAGAGATCCCTGTGTGTCGCCATATCCTCCACCCACAATACGACAGTGAGACCACTAACAATGACATCATGCTGTTGCAGGTACCACCCCCATTCCATCACCTTGCGCctagtgacctcacactgctgcag CTGGCAGAGACAGTGAAGCTGAATAAATGGGTGAAAACCATCCCCCTGCCACGCACCAACAAGAGAGAGAAGCCAGGGACCAAATGCAGTGTCGCCGGCTGGGGCCGCACCAGCAAACAGAGTGAATCAGCCCCAGCCACCACACTCCAGGAGGCAAATTTGAAGGTGCTGGAGGATGACGTGTGTCTGAAAAATCCCGATGTGACCTACTATGACTATGACGCTTCCACCATGATGTGTGTGGGAGATCCGAAGAAGGGCAAAGCCTCTTTTAGG GGCGACTCTGGGGGCCCCCTGGTGTGTGGGAAAAGAGCCCAGGGCATCGTTTCATGGGGATCCCAAAACAGCGCCTCCCCTGGAGTGTACACAAGAGTCTCCACCTTCATCTCTTGGATAAAGGAGACGATGAggatgctggagccccaagccgaGCCGGGAATCGCTGCACGGGCCAGAGCTGCACCACTTCTGTCCTTTGGAGAGGCCCAGATGTAG